The following coding sequences are from one Chloroflexota bacterium window:
- a CDS encoding nucleotidyltransferase family protein, producing the protein MATVKVEDYLATLRTLKPELAVRYKVRSIGLFGSVVRGEQDQASDIDLLVDFEEDADLLDLTGLALFLEQVFQREVDIVPRRALRVELRSAILREVIPA; encoded by the coding sequence ATGGCGACGGTAAAAGTAGAAGATTACCTGGCAACCCTCAGAACACTGAAACCCGAATTGGCTGTGCGTTATAAAGTCAGGTCAATCGGGCTCTTTGGTTCCGTCGTTCGCGGAGAACAGGATCAAGCAAGCGATATAGACTTATTGGTAGATTTTGAAGAGGATGCGGACTTGCTTGACTTGACCGGGTTAGCCCTGTTTCTAGAGCAAGTGTTTCAGCGGGAAGTAGACATCGTTCCCCGAAGGGCATTGCGGGTGGAACTACGTTCAGCAATTTTGCGTGAGGTTATACCCGCATGA